In a genomic window of Diadema setosum chromosome 3, eeDiaSeto1, whole genome shotgun sequence:
- the LOC140247062 gene encoding uncharacterized protein, with protein sequence MAASEAAKKTTKKKAPEHPPTQVMVNAAIGALKERNGSSLQAIKKYIAANYKVGDMDRQTIFIKRALRKGVANETLVQTKGVGASGSFKLNVKAAKAEAAEKARKEKQKAKVKADREKAKAKAAAKKEKAVAKKAKAAAEKKEKKKKATKKKPAKKTATKSEKTKTPKKKTAAKKPSKKATPKKGGKGGKGLGKGGAKRHRKKRRRKRKESYGIYIYKVLKQVHPDTGISSRAMSIMNSFVNDIFERIAAEAARLGQYNKKSTISSREVQTAVRLLLPGELAKHAVSEGTKAVTKYTTSK encoded by the exons ATGGCGGCTTCGGAAGCAGCAAAGAAGACGACCAAGAAGAAAGCGCCCGAGCATCCACCGACCCAGGTGATGGTCAATGCTGCTATCGGCGCACTGAAGGAGCGGAATGGATCATCGCTTCAGGCCATTAAGAAGTACATCGCAGCCAACTACAAAGTAGGCGATATGGACCGACAGACCATCTTCATCAAGCGAGCTCtgcggaaaggggttgccaacgAGACACTGGTTCAGACGAAAGGTGTCGGGGCATCTGGCTCTTTCAagctgaacgtcaaggcagcaaAGGCAGAGGCGgcggagaaggcacgaaaagagAAGCAGAAGGCAAAGGTTAAGGCTGACCGCGAGAAGGCAAAGGCAAAGGCAGccgcaaagaaagagaaggcggtcgccaagaaggccaaagctgcagcagaaaagaaggagaagaagaagaaggcgacAAAGAAGAAGCCGGCGAAGAAGACGGCAACCAAGTCGGAGAAAACGAAGACGCCCAAGAAGAAGACCGCAGCAAAGAAGCCATCCAAGAAGGCAACCCCGAAGAAAG GCGGTAAAGGAGGCAAAGGACTAGGAAAGGGAGGAGCAAAGCGGCACCGCAAA AAGAGgcgtaggaagaggaaggagagctacggcatctacatctacaaggttctgaagcaagtccacccagatactggaatttcGAGTCGCGCCATGTCCATCATGAACAGCTTCGTCAACGACATTTTCGAACGCATCGCCGCCGAAGCTGCACGTCTCGGTCAGTACAACAAGAAGTCGACCATCAGCAGCCGTGAAGTGCAGACCGCAGTGCGCCTCCTTCTCCCCGGAGAACTGGCAAAGCACGCCGTCAGCGAGGGCACCAAAGCTGTCACCAAGTACACTACATCCAAGTAG
- the LOC140247063 gene encoding histone H2A, embryonic, which translates to MSGRGKSGKARTKAKSRSSRAGLQFPVGRVHRFLRKGNYAQRVGAGAPVYLAAVLEYLTAEILELAGNAARDNKKTRIIPRHLQLAVRNDEELNKLLGGVTIAQGGVLPNIQAVLLPKKTAKSS; encoded by the coding sequence atgtctggacgaggaaaatctggcaaggctcgcaccaagGCCAAGTCTCGATCATCACGCGCCGGCCTGCAGTTCCCCGTCGGCCGAGTTCATCGCTTCCTTCGTAAAGGCAATTACGCCCAGAGAGTAGGCGCTGGTGCACCAGTGTACCTAGCTGCTGTTCTGGAGTACCTGACCGCTGAGATTCTGGAGCTGGCCGGCAACGCCGCACGCGATAACAAGAAGACGAGGATCATCCCGCGACATCTTCAACTTGCCGTTCGCAACGACGAAGAGCTGAACAAGCTGCTGGGAGGCGTGACAATCGCTCAGGGTGGTGTACTGCCAAACATCCAGGctgtgcttctgccgaagaagaCTGCAAAGTCCAGTTAG
- the LOC140247064 gene encoding histone H3, embryonic, whose product MARTKQTARKSTGGKAPRKQLATKAARKSAPATGGVKKPHRYRPGTVALREIRRYQKSTELLIRKLPFQRLVREIAQDFKTELRFQSSAVMALQEASEAYLVGLFEDTNLCAIHAKRVTIMPKDIQLARRIRGERA is encoded by the coding sequence ATGGCTCGCACCAAGCAGACGGCTCGCAAGTCGACTGGAGGCAAGGCTCCTCGCAAGCAACTGGCTACGAAGGCTGCTCGCAAGAGTGCCCCCGCCACCGGAGGAGTGAAGAAACCTCATCGCTATAGGCCCGGCACAGTCGCACTTCGTGAGATTCGCCGCTACCAGAAGAGCACCGAACTTCTCATCCGCAAACTCCCCTTCCAGCGACTTGTTCGTGAGATTGCTCAGGATTTCAAGACCGAGCTGCGCTTCCAAAGTTCTGCTGTCATGGCCCTCCAAGAAGCGAGCGAGGCTTATCTCGTCGGTCTGTTCGAAGACACCAACCTGTGCGCCATCCACGCCAAGCGGGTTACCATCATGCCCAAGGACATTCAGCTGGCCCGTCGCATCCGGGGAGAGAGGGCGTAG
- the LOC140247067 gene encoding histone H2B.2, embryonic — MAPPSGQVAKKGSKKAAKAPRPNADKKRRRKRKESYGIYIYKVLKQVHPDTGISSRAMSIMNSFVNDIFERIAAEAARLGQYNKKSTISSREVQTAVRLLLPGELAKHAVSEGTKAVTKYTTSK, encoded by the coding sequence ATGGCTCCTCCATCCGGACAAGTTGCCAAGAAGGGTTCCAAGAAAGCTGCCAAGGCTCCCCGGCCCAATGCCGACAAGAAGAGgcgtaggaagaggaaggagagctacggcatctacatctacaaggttctgaagcaagtccacccagatactggaatttcGAGTCGCGCCATGTCCATCATGAACAGCTTCGTCAACGACATTTTCGAACGCATCGCCGCCGAAGCTGCACGTCTCGGTCAGTACAACAAGAAGTCGACCATCAGCAGCCGTGAAGTGCAGACCGCAGTGCGCCTCCTTCTCCCCGGAGAACTGGCAAAGCACGCCGTCAGCGAGGGCACCAAAGCTGTCACCAAGTACACTACATCCAAGTAG
- the LOC140247069 gene encoding histone H4 translates to MSGRGKGGKGLGKGGAKRHRKVLRDNIQGITKPAIRRLARRGGVKRISGLIYEETRGVLKVFLENVIRDAVTYCEHAKRKTVTAMDVVYALKRQGRTLYGFGG, encoded by the coding sequence ATGTCTGGACGCGGTAAAGGAGGCAAAGGACTAGGAAAGGGAGGAGCAAAGCGGCACCGCAAAGTTCTTCGAGATAACATCCAGGGCATCACCAAGCCAGCCATCCGTCGTCTGGCAAGAAGGGGCGGCGTGAAGCGAATCTCGGGCCTCATCTACGAAGAAACCCGCGGAGTCCTGAAAGTCTTCCTTGAGAACGTGATCCGCGATGCAGTGACATACTGCGAGCATGCCAAACGCAAGACGGTTACTGCCATGGACGTCGTCTACGCACTGAAGAGGCAGGGACGAACACTCTACGGATTTGGCGGCTAG
- the LOC140247070 gene encoding uncharacterized protein: MAASEAAKKTTKKKAPEHPPTQVMVNAAIGALKERNGSSLQAIKKYIAANYKVGDMDRQTIFIKRALRKGVANETLVQTKGVGASGSFKLNVKAAKAEAAEKARKEKQKAKVKADREKAKAKAAAKKEKAVAKKAKAAAEKKEKKKKATKKKPAKKTATKSEKTKTPKKKTAAKKPSKKATPKKVAKKTTTKSKAAKPKKPAAKKGAK; the protein is encoded by the coding sequence ATGGCGGCTTCGGAAGCAGCAAAGAAGACGACCAAGAAGAAAGCGCCCGAGCATCCACCGACCCAGGTGATGGTCAATGCTGCTATCGGCGCACTGAAGGAGCGGAATGGATCATCGCTTCAGGCCATTAAGAAGTACATCGCAGCCAACTACAAAGTAGGCGATATGGACCGACAGACCATCTTCATCAAGCGAGCTCtgcggaaaggggttgccaacgAGACACTGGTTCAGACGAAAGGTGTCGGGGCATCTGGCTCTTTCAagctgaacgtcaaggcagcaaAGGCAGAGGCGgcggagaaggcacgaaaagagAAGCAGAAGGCAAAGGTTAAGGCTGACCGCGAGAAGGCAAAGGCAAAGGCAGccgcaaagaaagagaaggcggtcgccaagaaggccaaagctgcagcagaaaagaaggagaagaagaagaaggcgacAAAGAAGAAGCCGGCGAAGAAGACGGCAACCAAGTCGGAGAAAACGAAGACGCCCAAGAAGAAGACCGCAGCAAAGAAGCCATCCAAGAAGGCAACCCCGAAGAAAGTGGCGAAGAAGACGACGACCAAATCCAAGGCGGCAAAACCAAAGAAGCCTGCTGCCAAGAAGGGTGCCAAATAA
- the LOC140226129 gene encoding histone H3, embryonic produces MARTKQTARKSTGGKAPRKQLATKAARKSAPATGGVKKPHRYRPGTVALREIRRYQKSTELLIRKLPFQRLVREIAQDFKTELRFQSSAVMALQEASEAYLVGLFEDTNLCAIHAKRVTIMPKDIQLARRIRGERA; encoded by the coding sequence ATGGCTCGCACCAAGCAGACGGCTCGCAAGTCGACTGGAGGCAAGGCTCCTCGCAAGCAACTGGCTACGAAGGCTGCTCGCAAGAGTGCCCCCGCCACCGGAGGAGTGAAGAAACCTCATCGCTATAGGCCCGGCACAGTCGCACTTCGTGAGATTCGCCGCTACCAGAAGAGCACCGAACTTCTCATCCGCAAACTCCCCTTCCAGCGACTTGTTCGTGAGATTGCTCAGGATTTCAAGACCGAGCTGCGCTTCCAAAGTTCTGCTGTCATGGCCCTCCAAGAAGCGAGCGAGGCTTATCTCGTCGGTCTGTTCGAAGACACCAACCTGTGCGCTATCCACGCCAAGCGGGTTACCATCATGCCCAAGGACATTCAGCTGGCCCGTCGCATCCGGGGAGAGAGGGCGTAG